A DNA window from Nocardioides palaemonis contains the following coding sequences:
- a CDS encoding ATP-binding protein: MSRNSQHLPDNTRSTSTLASAPSDPRRGDRLHVSVLVSPEGERRSTRKGRKAAAAALVTLDRDSRRFDRRTRADQLTAERKQTVILPRAGEARAAALRMPGRLRLPRHQDTSAILAGAYPFLAEGGLGSEGIFVGQDLYSGSSFVYDPWILYARGLITAPNVVLAGIVGSGKSSLAKSIYTRSLPFGRRVYVPGDPKGEHTAVAEAVGGRAIALGHGMPNRLNPLDEGHRPSGIDDDQWASQVASRRRDLIGALAETVLDRRLSPLEHTAVDIAIDHTVHGTDVPTLPAVVDHLLSPNRSKAGDDHHGHSDHSDQLAEDGRLVGHALRRLVAGDLAGLFDGPSTIRFDPTLPMISLDLSRVAENATLTSVLMTCASAWMESALQDPAGGQRWVIYDEAWRLMSHPALLRRMDAQWRMARHYGIANMLIFHKLTDLDNVGDQGSAMRALASSLLANAETRIVYRQESDQLGATSAALGLTGTEQSLIPTLGTGQGLWRIKHRSFVVQHQMHPDEQVLFDTTARMIGGQPHDHTHPLPHPLPNRARRPPRTSTERPHQRGVGTGDRR; this comes from the coding sequence ATGTCCCGCAACAGCCAGCATCTCCCCGACAACACCCGCTCGACGTCAACGCTGGCATCGGCCCCGAGCGATCCGCGTCGTGGCGACCGCCTGCACGTATCGGTCCTGGTCTCGCCCGAAGGAGAGCGACGATCCACCCGCAAGGGACGCAAGGCGGCCGCCGCCGCCCTCGTGACGCTCGACCGTGACTCGCGACGATTCGACCGTCGCACCCGGGCCGACCAGCTCACCGCCGAGCGCAAGCAGACCGTCATCCTCCCGAGGGCAGGCGAGGCCAGAGCTGCCGCGCTCCGCATGCCGGGCCGGCTGCGACTCCCCCGCCACCAGGACACCTCCGCCATACTCGCCGGCGCCTACCCCTTCCTCGCCGAAGGAGGGCTCGGGAGCGAGGGCATCTTCGTCGGACAGGACCTCTACTCCGGCAGCTCGTTCGTCTACGACCCGTGGATCCTCTACGCGCGCGGGCTGATCACCGCTCCCAACGTCGTCCTGGCCGGGATCGTCGGGTCCGGCAAGTCGTCGCTGGCCAAGAGCATCTACACCCGGTCGCTGCCGTTCGGGCGCCGCGTCTACGTGCCCGGCGACCCCAAGGGCGAACACACCGCCGTCGCAGAAGCCGTCGGCGGCCGCGCCATCGCACTCGGTCACGGCATGCCGAACCGGCTCAACCCCCTCGACGAAGGACACCGCCCCTCGGGGATAGACGACGACCAGTGGGCCAGCCAAGTCGCTTCACGACGACGCGACCTGATCGGCGCCCTCGCCGAGACCGTCCTCGACCGGCGCCTGAGCCCCCTCGAGCACACAGCCGTGGACATCGCGATCGACCACACCGTCCACGGCACCGACGTCCCCACCCTCCCCGCAGTGGTCGACCACCTCCTCTCCCCCAACCGCTCCAAGGCGGGCGACGACCACCACGGCCACAGCGACCACAGCGACCAGCTGGCAGAAGATGGGCGACTCGTCGGCCATGCGCTACGTCGTCTGGTGGCAGGCGACCTCGCCGGCCTGTTCGACGGCCCGTCGACGATCCGGTTCGACCCGACGCTGCCGATGATCTCCCTCGACCTGTCCCGCGTCGCCGAGAACGCCACCCTCACGTCGGTGCTGATGACGTGCGCGTCCGCGTGGATGGAATCCGCGCTGCAGGACCCTGCCGGCGGGCAGCGGTGGGTGATCTACGACGAGGCGTGGCGGCTGATGTCGCACCCCGCGCTCCTGCGCCGAATGGACGCCCAGTGGCGCATGGCCCGGCACTACGGCATCGCGAACATGCTGATCTTCCACAAGCTCACCGACCTCGACAACGTCGGCGATCAGGGTTCCGCGATGCGCGCCCTCGCGTCCTCGCTGCTCGCGAACGCCGAGACTCGCATCGTCTACCGCCAGGAATCCGACCAGCTCGGCGCCACTTCGGCGGCGCTCGGACTCACCGGCACCGAGCAATCCCTCATCCCCACCCTCGGCACCGGCCAAGGACTGTGGCGGATCAAGCACCGCTCGTTCGTCGTGCAGCACCAGATGCATCCCGACGAGCAGGTCCTCTTCGACACCACCGCCCGCATGATCGGAGGACAACCCCATGACCACACGCACCCACTCCCGCACCCACTCCCGAATCGCGCGCGACGCCCGCCTCGAACAAGTACAGAACGACCTCACCAACGCGGTGTCGGCACTGGTGACCGGCGATGA